In Lactobacillus sp. PV012, one genomic interval encodes:
- the obgE gene encoding GTPase ObgE, producing MEMFVDQTKIDVQAGKGGDGAVAFRHEKYVPLGGPAGGDGGRGGSIILVADSGLRTLMDFRFRRKFKADNGENGRIKSQYGKGAKDVYLKVPMGTTVYDFNTGELLGDLVKNGQELMVAKGGRGGRGNIHFATSTRTAPEIAENGEPGEFRTLRLELKVLADVGLVGFPSVGKSTLLSVVTKAKPKIAAYHFTTLTPNLGMVVLPDGRDFSMADLPGLIEGAADGVGLGIQFLRHVERTKVILHMVSMDPNNGRDAYEDYKTIKKELGNYTSDLTTKKELIVATQMDIPGSEEKLAEFKKKLGDKKVYPISSVTHKGVNELMSAAADVVDEVAQKEAQEPGEAEVQEKEFVYKRPDNSFEITKTGESDYTVTGEKLERLVQMTNLDHTDGIMLLARKLKKMGVDDALRAKGAHEGDEVHIGDLTFEFVE from the coding sequence ATAGAGATGTTTGTTGATCAAACAAAAATTGATGTTCAAGCTGGAAAAGGTGGCGATGGAGCTGTAGCTTTCCGCCATGAAAAGTATGTTCCACTTGGTGGCCCAGCTGGCGGTGATGGTGGCCGTGGCGGTAGCATCATTTTAGTTGCAGACTCAGGTTTGCGAACATTAATGGATTTTCGTTTTAGACGCAAGTTCAAAGCCGATAATGGTGAAAATGGAAGAATTAAATCTCAGTATGGTAAAGGTGCCAAAGATGTTTATTTAAAGGTTCCAATGGGAACTACTGTGTATGATTTTAATACTGGTGAATTACTAGGTGACCTAGTAAAAAATGGTCAAGAACTTATGGTAGCTAAGGGTGGCCGTGGTGGTCGTGGTAATATTCACTTTGCTACTTCAACACGCACTGCACCTGAAATTGCAGAAAATGGAGAACCTGGAGAATTCAGAACTTTACGCTTAGAATTAAAAGTTTTGGCAGATGTAGGGTTAGTAGGTTTTCCCTCAGTAGGTAAATCTACGCTTTTATCGGTAGTTACTAAAGCAAAGCCAAAGATTGCAGCTTATCATTTTACAACTTTAACTCCTAATTTAGGGATGGTTGTTTTACCAGATGGACGCGACTTTTCAATGGCTGATTTACCAGGATTAATTGAAGGGGCAGCTGATGGAGTAGGATTAGGAATCCAATTCTTACGTCACGTGGAAAGAACAAAAGTTATCTTGCACATGGTTTCGATGGATCCTAATAATGGCCGTGATGCTTATGAAGATTACAAAACTATCAAGAAAGAGCTTGGAAATTACACTTCTGATTTAACTACCAAGAAAGAATTGATTGTCGCTACCCAAATGGATATTCCTGGTAGTGAAGAAAAATTAGCAGAGTTTAAGAAAAAACTTGGTGATAAAAAGGTCTATCCAATTTCAAGTGTCACTCATAAAGGTGTAAATGAATTAATGAGTGCAGCAGCTGATGTGGTTGATGAGGTAGCTCAAAAGGAAGCCCAAGAACCTGGAGAAGCAGAAGTTCAAGAAAAAGAATTTGTTTATAAACGTCCAGATAATAGTTTTGAAATCACAAAAACTGGTGAAAGTGACTACACAGTTACTGGTGAAAAACTTGAGCGTTTAGTTCAAATGACTAACTTAGATCACACAGATGGAATTATGCTTTTGGCACGTAAGTTAAAGAAAATGGGTGTTGATGATGCTCTTCGTGCTAAGGGTGCACATGAAGGTGATGAAGTGCACATTGGTGATTTGACGTTTGAATTTGTAGAATAA
- the uvrC gene encoding excinuclease ABC subunit UvrC, which produces MATEFIENKLKLLPSQPGCYLMKDVNGKVIYVGKSKNLKNRVRSYFKSKQVGRRAELVKEIRDFDIITVSSDKESFLLEITLIKKYQPYYNVQLKQGTGYPYIEITNERDPQTKLTSVVHKDGGYYFGPYPNVYAAQATLKFIQKVWPLRRCSGHQGRPCLYYHMGQCLGACFREVSKQEYDEQIKQIKSFLNGDISQAKKTLNEKMAQAAEKLEFERAAEIRDQLNYIEQTVEKQKIISNDHTQRDIFNFYVDKSWISIQIFFLRQAKLLRRETRMFPLTDTTDPEDEFLSFIAQFYDQKNRVLPKEVLVPAGLDNEALSEVLKVPVRTPQRGQKASLLKMAKDNAQLKLDEKFRLLELGNRKTKGAQKEIFDALHLPYGHRIESFDHSHIQGTDPVSALVVFTDGEPDKKQYRKYKLKGEVEHQNGGDEVGNTREVVRRRYSRLLKEHQPLPDLILMDGGQIQVDACLDVLRNELNIQIPVAGMVKDDKHRTNHLIFGDPTKGEDYQLIPMDPKSEGFYLMTRIQDEVHRFAITFHRRTHAKNSLASKLDEIKGIGPKSRNKLLREFGSLKKIKEASVDDLKKAGLTLPQAQTIKLSL; this is translated from the coding sequence ATGGCAACTGAATTTATTGAAAATAAACTTAAATTATTACCTAGTCAGCCGGGATGCTACTTAATGAAAGATGTTAACGGAAAGGTAATTTACGTTGGTAAGTCTAAAAATTTAAAAAATAGAGTTCGTTCTTATTTTAAAAGCAAGCAAGTAGGTCGCCGAGCAGAATTAGTTAAGGAAATAAGAGATTTTGATATTATTACTGTTTCCTCAGATAAAGAATCTTTCTTACTGGAAATTACTTTAATTAAAAAATATCAGCCTTACTATAATGTGCAATTAAAACAAGGTACTGGTTATCCTTATATTGAAATTACTAATGAACGAGATCCGCAAACAAAGTTAACTTCAGTTGTTCATAAAGATGGTGGATATTATTTTGGCCCTTATCCTAATGTTTATGCAGCTCAGGCAACATTGAAGTTTATTCAAAAAGTTTGGCCTCTGCGTAGGTGTAGTGGTCATCAAGGAAGACCATGTTTGTACTATCATATGGGGCAGTGTTTAGGAGCATGTTTTAGAGAAGTTTCTAAGCAAGAATATGATGAACAGATCAAGCAAATAAAGAGCTTTTTAAATGGTGATATTTCACAAGCTAAAAAGACTTTAAATGAGAAAATGGCTCAAGCAGCTGAAAAGCTTGAGTTTGAACGTGCCGCCGAAATTCGTGATCAACTAAACTACATTGAACAAACTGTTGAAAAGCAAAAAATTATTTCTAATGATCATACTCAAAGAGATATTTTTAATTTTTATGTTGATAAATCATGGATTTCAATTCAAATCTTTTTCTTACGACAAGCTAAATTATTGCGCCGAGAAACTCGCATGTTTCCTTTGACCGATACAACTGATCCAGAAGATGAATTTTTATCATTTATTGCTCAATTTTATGATCAAAAGAATCGTGTTTTGCCGAAAGAAGTCTTAGTGCCAGCAGGTTTAGATAATGAAGCACTAAGTGAGGTTCTAAAAGTACCTGTAAGAACACCTCAACGTGGGCAAAAAGCCTCCTTATTAAAAATGGCTAAGGACAATGCCCAACTTAAGTTAGATGAAAAATTTAGACTCTTAGAATTAGGTAATCGGAAAACTAAGGGAGCCCAGAAAGAAATCTTTGATGCCTTGCATTTGCCTTACGGTCACCGAATTGAAAGTTTTGACCATTCTCACATTCAAGGAACAGATCCTGTATCTGCTTTGGTAGTCTTTACAGATGGGGAACCTGATAAAAAGCAATACCGTAAATATAAATTAAAGGGAGAAGTAGAGCACCAAAATGGAGGCGATGAAGTAGGAAATACACGTGAAGTAGTGCGTAGAAGATATAGTCGTCTTTTAAAAGAACATCAACCTCTTCCTGATTTAATTTTAATGGATGGAGGTCAAATTCAAGTCGATGCTTGCTTGGATGTGTTACGAAACGAATTAAATATTCAGATTCCAGTAGCAGGGATGGTAAAAGATGATAAACACCGAACTAACCACTTGATTTTTGGCGATCCAACTAAAGGAGAAGATTATCAATTAATTCCAATGGATCCAAAGTCTGAAGGGTTTTATCTAATGACGCGTATCCAAGATGAAGTGCACAGATTTGCAATAACTTTCCACCGTAGAACGCATGCTAAAAATTCTCTTGCAAGTAAGTTAGATGAAATCAAAGGCATTGGCCCCAAGTCGCGTAATAAATTACTACGTGAATTTGGCTCCTTGAAAAAAATAAAAGAAGCGTCAGTTGATGATTTAAAAAAGGCTGGGTTAACTCTGCCACAAGCACAGACGATAAAATTAAGTTTATGA
- a CDS encoding nucleoside hydrolase, whose translation MKNIYFNHDGNIDDFVSLLLLLQAPDIKLIGVSAIDADGYIEPSVEACRKMIDHFNLRGDKLEVARSNSRAIHQFPKEWRMATYSFNYFPILNDTNKIETPQAALPAHLDMIEKIKNSTEPVTLVMTGPLTDLARALEIDPSIQDNIEKLYWMGGSVDGHGNVMSVDADGTQEWNAFWDPEAVEKVLDSKLDIQMVGLESTEEIPLTDDLRNHWAKNRQYPAFDLVGLGYSLIVSIPGAELYLWDVLTTMSALDDSVVSTQKVKAGVLTEGLGAGRMFETPNGKEITLVTSANKNAFFDKMDSILKRQA comes from the coding sequence ATGAAAAATATTTATTTTAACCATGACGGAAATATTGATGATTTTGTTTCTTTGCTTTTACTTTTACAAGCACCTGACATTAAATTAATTGGTGTCAGTGCAATTGATGCAGATGGCTATATTGAACCTTCAGTAGAAGCTTGTCGCAAAATGATCGACCACTTTAATCTTCGTGGTGATAAATTAGAAGTTGCACGCTCAAACTCAAGAGCTATTCACCAGTTCCCTAAAGAATGGCGAATGGCTACATATTCATTTAACTACTTCCCTATCTTGAATGATACTAATAAGATTGAAACTCCTCAAGCAGCTTTACCTGCACACTTAGACATGATTGAAAAAATTAAAAACTCAACTGAACCAGTTACTTTAGTAATGACTGGTCCTTTAACTGATTTAGCCCGTGCCTTAGAAATTGATCCAAGCATCCAAGATAACATTGAAAAACTTTACTGGATGGGTGGCTCAGTTGATGGTCATGGCAATGTAATGAGTGTTGATGCAGATGGTACCCAAGAATGGAATGCCTTTTGGGATCCTGAAGCCGTTGAAAAAGTTTTGGATTCAAAACTTGATATTCAAATGGTTGGTTTAGAAAGTACTGAAGAGATTCCTCTTACTGATGATTTACGTAATCACTGGGCCAAAAATCGTCAATACCCAGCTTTTGACTTAGTTGGATTGGGCTATAGTCTTATTGTTTCAATTCCTGGAGCAGAATTATATCTTTGGGATGTTCTGACTACGATGAGTGCCTTAGATGATTCTGTAGTAAGCACCCAAAAAGTTAAAGCAGGTGTTTTAACAGAAGGCTTAGGGGCTGGTAGAATGTTTGAAACTCCAAATGGCAAAGAAATAACTTTAGTTACAAGTGCTAATAAGAATGCCTTCTTTGATAAGATGGATAGTATTCTCAAACGTCAAGCCTAA
- a CDS encoding DedA family protein, protein MITWITSFIEQFGYLALLLLIAIENIFPPIPSEIILTLSGFLSTKTSLNLAGIIIFSTLGSLIGAIILFSISRNLTLTRLEKILNTKFCKLLGFKQEDAQKAISWFEKYGIGAIFYGRCIPIVRSLISIPAGIARVGWGKFILLTTAGSLIWNTILILLGYYTGQNWAVVVKIFDDYTLIIAFIILLILIYLLYKWYKARLKK, encoded by the coding sequence ATGATTACTTGGATTACAAGTTTTATAGAGCAATTTGGTTATTTAGCCTTATTATTATTAATTGCGATTGAAAATATTTTCCCACCTATTCCATCAGAAATCATTTTAACTTTAAGTGGATTTCTATCAACCAAAACAAGTCTAAACCTGGCAGGAATTATTATCTTTTCCACTTTGGGCTCTTTAATTGGAGCCATAATCTTATTTTCAATTAGTCGAAATCTAACTTTAACACGTTTAGAAAAAATTTTAAATACAAAATTTTGTAAACTACTCGGCTTTAAACAAGAAGATGCCCAAAAGGCCATCTCTTGGTTTGAAAAATACGGAATTGGCGCTATTTTTTACGGTCGTTGCATCCCAATCGTGAGAAGTTTAATTTCTATTCCAGCTGGTATCGCTCGAGTTGGTTGGGGAAAGTTTATTTTACTCACAACTGCTGGAAGCTTAATCTGGAATACTATTCTCATTCTTTTGGGTTACTACACCGGCCAAAACTGGGCAGTAGTTGTTAAAATTTTCGATGATTATACACTTATTATTGCTTTCATTATTTTATTAATTTTAATCTATTTACTTTACAAGTGGTATAAAGCTCGCTTGAAAAAGTAG
- a CDS encoding site-specific integrase, whose protein sequence is MYNYPYIKNFNEWCAGRNLRPETVISINQSINYFWNYYRDTSSHPPTLEDITGQDIRQFLVELEIRQNRSIQTINKYVTHLKKYFSFLYDHKLMPNYVLTDIKGYTFDRTPRFCLDWIDHLEEIVKNSAVSLDAKKILILIAHGYEPEKFLKLTLTRVKADKIITNSLYLTTLSQPLIETDLIFHTKKGLPITALTSLSRRIIPDREILNFNLTPGSLRLSYIYRLVNDSSLSDDDLMKLLHVNRKNITYYRDQAYKAKFTNFSPSWKK, encoded by the coding sequence ATGTATAATTATCCATACATTAAAAATTTCAATGAGTGGTGTGCTGGTCGTAATCTGCGCCCTGAAACCGTTATTTCAATTAACCAATCAATTAATTATTTTTGGAATTACTACCGGGATACTTCTAGCCATCCCCCTACCCTAGAAGATATTACCGGCCAAGATATTCGGCAATTTTTAGTGGAATTAGAAATTCGTCAAAATCGTTCTATTCAAACTATTAACAAATATGTAACTCATTTAAAAAAGTACTTTTCTTTTTTATACGATCATAAATTAATGCCAAACTATGTTCTCACTGATATTAAAGGTTATACCTTTGATCGTACTCCTCGTTTTTGCTTAGATTGGATCGATCATTTAGAAGAAATTGTTAAAAATTCTGCTGTAAGTCTAGATGCTAAAAAAATTCTGATTTTAATTGCCCATGGTTATGAACCTGAAAAATTTTTAAAGTTGACACTTACAAGGGTCAAGGCAGACAAAATTATTACTAATTCTTTGTATCTAACTACTCTATCTCAGCCTCTAATTGAAACGGACTTAATTTTTCATACCAAAAAGGGACTACCAATCACTGCTCTTACTTCTTTGAGTCGCCGTATTATACCTGATCGGGAGATTTTAAACTTCAATTTAACGCCAGGCAGTTTACGTTTAAGCTACATTTATCGCTTAGTTAATGATTCTTCTCTTTCAGATGATGACTTAATGAAGTTGCTTCATGTCAATCGTAAAAATATTACTTACTATCGTGACCAAGCATATAAAGCTAAATTTACTAATTTTTCTCCTTCTTGGAAAAAATAA
- a CDS encoding APC family permease: MKEQTSVPKKLSFISIYFLGINAVIGSGTFLLPSTIYKYMNLMAIAVLLCTALTVSMIALCYADLSSRFKGSGAAWLYSYNAFGRFAGYELGIFTWFLGCTTLSAEVVALLTILKSFLPVFNNPVVYTSGVIFLILLFSIINFFGRSWVKAVNNVSAAAKIITLIVFIAVGVFFVKKFNYSHIIPAAALTGVGPFFKHFGAAFTPIFYLFTGFSFIPIAAKQMKNPEKNIPRVLIAVMTSVTILDCLMLLVAIGLAGTKLGGYSNPLASALKTGVGEWGFAFMIVGMLISIFGVAFSASFNTPSLIASLATEHDMLPSWMGKKNKHDAPWVGIIFTAILSGALATQSYLFLVSCTVLASFVQYVPSILAVIKFKHTNEYPTHGFSLPGKYTIPIIALLISCYMVTNFTAKTLLIGSAVAVIAAGCYFFIDRDKDKEAKHEAWLASLRNKDFKD, from the coding sequence ATGAAAGAACAAACTTCTGTACCTAAGAAACTGTCGTTTATCTCGATCTATTTTTTAGGTATTAATGCTGTTATTGGATCTGGGACATTTTTACTTCCGTCTACGATCTACAAATATATGAATTTGATGGCAATTGCAGTTTTGCTGTGTACAGCACTTACTGTCTCAATGATTGCCTTATGTTATGCTGATTTATCAAGTCGTTTTAAGGGTTCTGGAGCTGCTTGGCTTTATTCTTACAATGCGTTTGGTAGATTTGCTGGGTATGAACTTGGAATATTTACCTGGTTTTTAGGATGTACTACTTTGTCAGCCGAAGTTGTAGCTTTGCTTACTATTCTTAAAAGTTTCCTACCAGTCTTTAACAATCCAGTTGTTTACACCTCAGGAGTTATTTTCTTAATTTTACTTTTTTCTATCATTAACTTCTTTGGTAGATCATGGGTAAAAGCTGTTAATAATGTTTCTGCTGCCGCAAAGATTATTACTTTGATTGTCTTCATTGCAGTCGGAGTTTTCTTTGTTAAAAAGTTTAACTACAGTCACATTATTCCAGCTGCTGCTTTGACTGGGGTAGGACCATTTTTTAAACACTTCGGTGCTGCCTTTACTCCTATCTTTTATTTATTTACTGGATTTTCATTTATTCCAATTGCTGCTAAGCAAATGAAAAATCCTGAAAAAAATATTCCTCGAGTTTTAATTGCAGTTATGACTAGTGTTACTATTTTGGACTGCTTGATGTTATTAGTAGCTATTGGACTTGCAGGAACTAAGTTAGGTGGTTACTCTAACCCACTTGCTAGTGCTTTAAAGACTGGAGTTGGTGAATGGGGCTTTGCCTTTATGATTGTTGGAATGTTAATTTCAATCTTTGGAGTAGCATTTTCAGCATCATTCAACACCCCTTCTTTAATAGCTTCTTTAGCTACTGAACATGATATGTTACCAAGTTGGATGGGTAAAAAGAACAAACATGATGCACCTTGGGTAGGTATTATTTTTACCGCTATTTTATCAGGTGCCCTAGCAACTCAAAGTTACTTATTCTTAGTTTCATGTACTGTTTTAGCATCATTTGTTCAATATGTTCCATCTATTTTAGCTGTAATTAAGTTTAAGCACACTAATGAATATCCAACTCATGGATTTTCACTTCCAGGAAAATACACTATTCCAATTATCGCCCTCTTAATTTCTTGCTACATGGTAACTAATTTTACTGCCAAAACTCTCTTAATTGGTAGTGCAGTTGCCGTAATTGCTGCAGGTTGTTACTTCTTTATTGATCGGGACAAAGATAAAGAAGCTAAACATGAAGCTTGGCTTGCTTCGCTAAGAAATAAAGATTTTAAAGATTAA
- a CDS encoding SPJ_0845 family protein produces the protein MGLTFKKNDDLEKAFERFAILPDDPKVDGKKKPEDEDKKKKDKKD, from the coding sequence ATGGGTTTAACTTTCAAGAAAAATGATGACTTAGAAAAGGCTTTTGAACGTTTTGCGATCTTGCCAGATGATCCTAAAGTAGATGGTAAGAAAAAGCCAGAAGATGAAGATAAAAAGAAGAAAGATAAAAAAGACTAG
- a CDS encoding DUF2971 domain-containing protein produces the protein MEQIVDNIMLVNSKDEIEYEEAGTFFLEQISWNDYGWSTNYSLYYQSADNLIGRIKVVKIVDEEINEDLLALSEYQGLIDNFFMIGDSPEVYKNLIDLMELEEAKDFLKTMGDLALTPTLYDDLLSFKDKGKSLLSNSFFRYPRTRIMFSFYRLFRKNEHDQKWIDLTLEELAKQLTPDLLGEIGNLLEDVDGQFEELNDNLKAEWDDGEKELKNVVINIIGAILKNSSKFDIKKYEKNDIFSLTDGMLMDLMDYSEKNEIRIEKEAKDFVDKLETIEVFNQNNELVTLFNNLKKGSTLINDIRNILTLNWSEIENVEERKLGQYTSAENLKYLINKEHEIDANNNPGMSTLRLTNSNQLNDPKEGKIFWEILDKMSKKEEGEVPGSSQEDYEASDIFLSSTTAAIDILPMWKQYANDGKGLFLKYSSDYIKKLCNSGLVQVRRVCYLDWKDTGDFNLKLASFPGEDVREKEADLKEKFQSLKELSNLASIKDIIYSFKRMEYSYENEFRIFINLENIEDRDERVFFDEKPGYPVPFVYTTIKNKDVEKNKEGVIEQDNENLPVNYDEVIVGPIAKDIDYIAPYIKECDRKIKVVKSKIQYR, from the coding sequence ATGGAACAGATAGTTGATAATATTATGTTGGTAAATAGTAAGGATGAAATAGAGTATGAAGAGGCTGGGACATTTTTCTTAGAGCAGATTTCTTGGAATGATTATGGTTGGAGTACAAATTACAGTTTATACTACCAGTCAGCCGATAATTTAATTGGCAGAATAAAAGTAGTGAAAATTGTAGATGAAGAAATTAATGAAGATCTCTTGGCACTCTCTGAGTATCAGGGACTTATAGATAATTTTTTTATGATTGGAGATAGCCCGGAGGTTTATAAAAATTTAATAGATTTGATGGAGTTAGAAGAGGCAAAAGATTTTTTGAAAACAATGGGGGATTTAGCCTTAACTCCAACTTTGTATGACGATCTCTTGAGCTTTAAAGATAAGGGTAAAAGTTTATTAAGTAATTCATTTTTTCGTTATCCACGAACTAGAATTATGTTTAGTTTTTACAGACTTTTTCGAAAAAATGAGCATGATCAAAAATGGATTGACCTTACTTTAGAAGAATTAGCAAAGCAATTAACACCAGATTTGTTAGGTGAAATAGGTAATCTTCTTGAAGATGTAGATGGGCAATTTGAAGAATTAAATGATAATTTAAAAGCCGAATGGGATGATGGGGAAAAAGAGCTGAAAAATGTAGTAATTAATATAATTGGTGCAATTTTAAAAAATAGTTCTAAATTTGACATAAAAAAGTATGAAAAGAATGATATTTTTTCTCTTACAGATGGAATGTTAATGGATTTAATGGATTATAGTGAGAAAAATGAAATAAGGATTGAGAAAGAGGCAAAAGATTTTGTTGATAAATTGGAGACGATAGAAGTCTTTAATCAAAATAATGAATTAGTAACATTATTTAATAATTTGAAAAAAGGTTCCACTCTAATAAATGATATAAGAAATATTTTAACTTTAAATTGGAGTGAGATTGAAAATGTGGAGGAAAGAAAACTAGGACAATATACATCAGCAGAAAATCTAAAATATCTTATAAATAAAGAACATGAAATAGATGCTAATAATAATCCGGGGATGAGTACTTTAAGATTAACTAATTCTAATCAACTTAATGATCCTAAAGAGGGAAAAATTTTCTGGGAAATTTTAGATAAGATGAGCAAGAAAGAAGAAGGTGAAGTACCAGGAAGTTCACAAGAGGATTATGAAGCAAGTGATATCTTTCTTTCTTCTACAACTGCGGCAATTGATATCTTACCTATGTGGAAACAATATGCAAATGATGGTAAAGGATTATTTCTGAAATATTCATCAGATTACATTAAAAAATTGTGTAACAGTGGGCTTGTTCAAGTACGACGAGTTTGTTATTTAGACTGGAAAGATACAGGTGACTTTAATTTGAAACTAGCATCTTTTCCGGGAGAAGATGTGAGGGAAAAAGAAGCAGATCTAAAGGAAAAATTCCAGTCTTTAAAAGAGTTGAGTAATTTAGCATCTATCAAAGATATTATCTATTCTTTTAAACGAATGGAATATTCTTATGAAAATGAATTTAGAATTTTTATAAATTTGGAAAATATAGAAGATAGGGATGAAAGAGTATTCTTTGATGAGAAACCCGGATATCCGGTTCCATTTGTTTATACAACAATTAAAAATAAGGATGTAGAGAAGAATAAGGAAGGGGTGATAGAACAAGACAATGAAAATTTGCCAGTTAATTATGATGAAGTAATTGTAGGACCAATAGCTAAGGATATTGACTACATTGCTCCATATATCAAAGAGTGTGATCGAAAAATAAAGGTGGTTAAGTCAAAAATACAATATAGGTGA
- a CDS encoding helix-turn-helix domain-containing protein yields the protein MRINKKVLELRQTLGITQGEFTEGVVSTPTLSRVERDENPLSANALVKILKNKNISVIEFLQEFSPVLFGIKDYQKQLLSYFLNQDLPKLKELAKKIPSKHGLLTYLVQDMVLTLEGSPVKNEDRSYKILKGIDKFNDALLWCVLVSVKIYKNKNWNMVVDKVLDIKNIYKISQKTKVLLIQIATECLFNTEDTFTRDAANELLQKLSIVEKE from the coding sequence GTGAGGATTAATAAAAAGGTATTAGAACTAAGACAAACTCTTGGAATTACTCAAGGAGAATTTACTGAAGGGGTAGTGAGTACGCCGACGCTATCAAGAGTTGAAAGAGATGAAAATCCGCTATCTGCTAATGCTCTTGTAAAGATACTTAAAAATAAAAATATCTCTGTTATTGAGTTTTTACAAGAATTTTCGCCAGTGTTATTTGGAATTAAAGATTATCAAAAGCAATTGCTAAGCTATTTTTTAAACCAAGATCTCCCTAAATTAAAAGAGTTGGCAAAAAAGATACCTAGTAAACACGGGCTGCTAACTTATTTGGTGCAAGATATGGTTTTAACGCTAGAAGGTAGTCCTGTTAAAAACGAAGATAGAAGTTACAAAATACTTAAAGGCATTGATAAATTTAATGATGCACTTCTTTGGTGTGTTTTGGTAAGTGTAAAAATTTATAAAAATAAAAATTGGAATATGGTGGTTGATAAAGTATTAGATATTAAGAATATTTATAAGATATCACAAAAAACCAAGGTACTTTTAATTCAGATAGCTACTGAGTGTTTATTTAATACAGAAGATACGTTTACAAGAGATGCAGCGAATGAGCTCTTACAAAAGCTATCAATAGTAGAGAAGGAATAA
- a CDS encoding helix-turn-helix domain-containing protein, which produces MDIGQRLKQFRILLGCKQEEFVKGIMSESYYSKIERGIGEIRITALIAILNKNRISLQDFFGEV; this is translated from the coding sequence ATGGATATTGGTCAACGACTCAAGCAATTCAGAATATTGTTAGGATGCAAGCAAGAAGAATTTGTTAAGGGAATCATGAGTGAATCTTATTATTCAAAAATTGAAAGAGGAATAGGAGAAATTAGAATTACAGCTCTAATTGCCATTTTGAATAAAAATAGAATTTCTTTGCAAGATTTTTTTGGAGAAGTTTGA
- a CDS encoding DUF1828 domain-containing protein has product MELEELKQVGVDWFNKRVKLVEAGDAIEVTTPLIGSYGDNLYAWVEQIEDYYRISDDGQLMFKLDPLQENYDLLEEAEDIVVGSGFDFDEQHGVIFIEVEDLVNVPDAISDLLQLQIALSYLGN; this is encoded by the coding sequence ATGGAATTAGAAGAATTGAAGCAAGTAGGGGTTGATTGGTTTAATAAGCGGGTGAAGTTGGTTGAGGCAGGGGATGCAATTGAAGTTACTACACCATTGATTGGCTCATATGGAGATAACTTGTATGCTTGGGTAGAGCAAATAGAGGATTATTATCGAATTAGTGATGATGGCCAATTAATGTTTAAGTTAGATCCGCTTCAGGAAAATTATGATTTGTTGGAAGAGGCGGAAGATATTGTAGTTGGGTCTGGTTTTGACTTTGATGAACAACATGGGGTAATTTTCATCGAAGTTGAGGATTTGGTCAATGTCCCAGATGCAATTAGTGATTTATTGCAGTTGCAAATTGCTTTGAGCTATTTAGGAAACTAA